ttGTATTTTCCAATTGGACCgttctaagtccctatactttttcgaattttaaaatttcaattttgacaaaaatgccaACCGTTAATCCATTAACTAGATTTTTATTAAGTAATAGGTGGATATAACAAGTGACATGATATATTACACATATGATACTATGTTTGTcgcatcaaaattgaaaatagcgaacttaacttaataaatttaatagttatcatttgattaggaaaaatattcaaaatttgaaaagtacgaAACTAAAAACTGATTACATTAAAGTATAGGATTAAATTCACAACTTTTGTGAAGTATAGGGacaaatagcaaaatttaacccaCTATATATTAAAGCTTAACTTAgttagaaaattaccaaatacccttcattttataaaataacaaacattattttaaggatatttatatctttttatattttgataaatctaaaatatatatacatataaatgtcAACTATGAGATTTTATCCCCAAggtatcataattttaattgtctCGACTTTATCATTTCAGCTAAACCTAATATATGGATGACTGATAagcaaaaaattgaataaataattatttaaaaataaactttgaaaaattcaaCTCTCTTTTTTCAGATAATTAAGGTATCTTTTATGTTAGTTGTAAGGTTCATGAAAACTaatttttgggggggggggtttgTGACTACAGGGGCGTAGCTAGGGAGGCTAGCAGAGCCCCGGATcccccctaaaatagaaaaattttcatttataccctttaaaattttttaaattttaaaattgtaaaggtaaaattacactttgaccccctaaaaatgataaaaaattgatttaatcctttaaaaattataaagatataagctattaaaatagtgaaattgcatttttaatattataaaaattacaatttaatttcgttccctaaaaaaattttctggctTTGCCCTTACATGACTACCCCTCCTAATGATGTTGTCTATAGGGTTCAAACTTGAATTCTCTCTCTAAGAGTGCAATACCATTACACTGAACACTTgttgataaatatattataatttcgcaaagttttaaaagcaaatttattaatttcataaacttACATATATCTTGGTTGGACCGAGGGTGTGAAAAATGAAGTTACTtcttaagaattaaatttatgctTTTATCTTTACGGGATGAGGTTGTTACACATCAATTCAATTAggaaattattaaatgattaaacttttaaaataattaattgaaattattttaaaataaaataaaataacattttactcacttaaatatttaaacttatgataatattttaaaatttagaccATGCTAATGCAATCTcaatctaattaaaaaaatatttacattttattgttttattgataattatatatattttaaaatcaatgcttagttatttttatattattttatttcttttacccGTTAAATGTACCATAGGACtagtattaataatttatatcatataaatttCGTAAAAATCGTATCATACTTATAAGAACTATCAAATACATTTTAGTCACGTTCACTTACACGTACAGGTAAACTTACCACACACGCATACACTAAACTATCATACAAGCGTACCTATGAATCGAACTCTAATTGCCTTGTATTgtacattttcttttacatgTCTCCCCTGGTTTGTCCTAGTAGTGATAAAACTGTGGCGGCGATATGCTTTGAGCTCAGCCCTGCCTCTTCAATTTGATCACTTTGAGATCCATGGTCAATGTATCTATCTGGTAGCACCATtggcctccactgcaccatttaACATTGATTTTAGAACTATAATCATACAAAATCTTCAATTTTCATTACTAGCTTAGATATTAACTTATGTTATCACTAACTGTACATTAATGGAGGATAGTGTTACCTTAAGCTTGCCATCTAGTAGTCCGTTCAAGCACAAGAAATGAGAGACGTGGGTGCTAAACCCTCCGATTGATCCTTCTTCCGCGGTGATCAATATCTCATGTTCTCGAGCTAGTTGTCTTAATAAATCTCCGTCTATTGGCTTACAAAAACGAGCATCCGCCACCGTTGTGGAGATGCCGAGCATTTGTAGTTGCTCTGCTGCTTTCATACAACTTTGTACGATTGTTCCATACCCTAAAATCGCCACCCTGCCACTTCCTTCTCTTAGTACTCTTCCCTTCCCAATCTGAAcattttcgaatttcgagttaacaACGTATGAGTGACTGTTTTCAACTAAAGAGATGTAGTAGGATAAAATTGATGTACCTGTAATGGTGTTCCTTTGTTGTTTGGTGGGAGAATGGAGCCAATGCCATTGCCCCTAGGGTACCTAAAGCAGCTAGGACGATCATCGATGGCGGCTGCCGTGGCCACCATGTGCATGAGCTCAGTTTCGTTCGAAGGTGCCATTACCACCATATTAGGCAAACATGCCAAAAAAGTAGTGTCGAACGAGCCACAATGCGTTGGTCCATCTGCACCAACCAAGCCAGCCCTGTCTATTGCAAATCTTACTGGTAGCTTTTGAAGATCAACATCATGAGCAACCTGCAATCTAAACTCTTTGTTATTATCAGATTCTGATCACATCATTGCTTTGAAGTTAGCTTATAACTTGGAATTACCTGATCGAATCCTCTTTGTAGGAATGAAGAGTAAATGGCACAAAATGGTTTGAGCCCTTCAGAAGCTAGACCAGCAGCAAAGGTAACAGCATGTTGTTCGGCTATACCGACATCGAAACATCGGTCTGGGAATCgtttttggaataaattaagtCCAGTTCCTCCACTCATGGCGGCATGGATTCCCACTATTTTATCATCTTCATCTGCTTCAGCTATTAAGGACTCTGCAAAGTACTGAGTATACGATCGTGTTGCTGACTTGTTCTTCATTTGTTTCCCGGACTTGGGATCGAATTTCACAACCCCTACACGAAGAAGAAAAACACCCGTGTTAAACACTAGAAGGACGAAATTTACTTCGAGTCCGATTAGGTAGTGCTGAATTGTAATTACCATGCATTTTATCAGGTGCAATCTCAGCAGGGGCATAACCTTTTCCCTTCTCGGTAATGACATGAATGAGAACAGGCCCTGGGGCTGGCATTGATCTAACTTCATTTAACACATAAACAAGGTCTTCTACATTATGGCCATCCACTGGTCCTATGTAGTATAGTCCTAGCTCTTCAAATAGGCTAGCCCCTGAACCACCAACAACTCCTCTCATGTGGGAATCGAATTTGGCAGCGATTTCATGTGTCTGTCCACCTATTTGCTTTGTGATACCCTGTCAATATGTCAAAACAACTTAAATAAGCCCATTTCGCCTAGTTATCATAGTGAAGTATTTAGGTTCGAATAGCCAAATTTAGACACCTTTGCGGCTTCGCGTAGTTGACGAAACTCCCTGCTTGATTGCAGCTTTTTTAAAGCTTTGCTAAGAGCTCCAACTGGTGGAGCTGGACCGTCGATTGTGGCAGTCGGCAATGAAACTTGCTTGTTGTCATTCAAGATGATGATGAGATTAGTGTCAAGATAACCAGCGTTGTTGAGTGCTTCATAAGCCATTCCAGCAGTCATTGCTCCATCACCTATTACTGCAATTACATGATTGTTCTTCCCTAACAAATCTCTCCCAACTGCCATCCCTGCAAAAATGGCAATAAAGCATCCCACCAGTATCAGCTTACGTTCATTTGCATTTACTGTAGGTGCAGATGTAATAACGAATACTATTCTGAACAATGACGAAGAGCTTCGAACAAGTACCTAATCCAGCAGAAATGCTAGTGGAACTATGGCCAGTTCCAAAGGCATCATGAATGCTCTCTTCCCTTTTCGGAAACCCTGCTAAACCGCATGTCTGTCGAATCGAATGCATTCTGGATCTTCTACCAGTTAAAATCTTATGCGGATAGGACTGCAAACACAGAAATTCAGTATGTCAATAACCCATCATACATCAACAGAACTAACTGTATATAACAGTAGACAACATAACGTTATTACCTGATGCCCAACATCCCAAATAATCTTATCCTTAGGAGTATCGAAAACATGGTGAAGTGCCACTGTTAGTTCAGCCACCCCAAGGCTTGCACTGAGATGCCCACCAGTGTTTGACACTGTATAAACCACCTCTTCTCGTAGTTCATCAGCTAACTTCCCAAGCTCCTATAGTGTTAAATGAGTAAATACATTGTTTTCTGCTTCGTACAtcacaaaattatatttaatagtaTAGTAATTAATTACTTACCTGGATGGAAAGATTCTTCGTATCAATGGGATGGTTTATGGTATCAAGAAGTGGAGTAGATGGTTCTTTTCCTGAGAAGTTAAGTAACCTTTTGATTTGTGTTGCTTGTTGGCCTCGTTTAGCCATGGTGTTCCTTTCATTATTAGCATTCCCCGTTTCCAGCTGTGCTACTGCAACTCCGTTGGATCGAAACTGCAATAATATCAGTACACACTGTGAGCGTTCATCAATGTAAAACGAATGAAAACTTGGCCGACAAGACACACCTTGCGATAAATGGGATTATATCCATCTTGGTATTGCTGCAAAGGAAGATAATTTGTTCTGAAAATGGAAGAAGCCATTGCTTCGTTGTGATTAAATAACTTAAGAAGCTGAAAATTGTGTTTGTTTGGGTGGAAAGTAGTATCAAATGTAGTAATGGGTTTGACGATGAATTGTGAAGGAAATGGGTGCAATGTTAGAGGGGGACTTATAGGCTAAAGTTATCTAAGCTTTAATGGCTGATCACTTTTTCCTGGAAAATTCTTCCCTAATTAGAAATTACTTTCCACGTGAAGAACAGTCAAAGCCGTAATCATCCTCAACCTCAACCTTGTCgtatataattgcaccaaatataaatttatacaataacTTTATGTTACTTTCAAAgagatttttcttaaaagatcATCCAGATTacatgataatattattaaaagatgAGATTAAGCTCATTTATAACGTAAGTTTAtagtatatattataatatatgatatacATAGATAGAGTGGAGATGTGCAAATCTCAGTCAAATTAATAGATAAGGACACATGTAACATGTTTTCCCACTTCAATTTTTAAATCCATACATGTACATTATGCATCACGTTTGAATTTTGTGTTTCACAATGTtcataatataacaataatttatttttcaaaaaaagtaattaagttcctttctttttcactcAGTTGAgcatttaaacttttaaaatatattaaaagacctcaaatttcttcaaaaaacaattaagcccttgctcttttttttattcaattggttatttaaactttcaaaatgcatcaaaacgactcttaaaatttttcaaaaagcaattaagccattgctcttattaaaaataataaataataaattttaataaaatataaaaatataaaatttattaaaattagtacttttttatataaaaacttttaaaattttataataatcataaaactttataaaatgcatcaaaagtCCTTTAACAATAAACTTTAACTGTTGATCGTTAAAGTTAACAACCcctaattttacaattaaagtTATCACGTGTCACAACACAACTTGACATGTgacgaaaaatgataaaaataaaaataattaaaagttatagaaaaattataaaatgcttctttttgtacgataattttataatttttttactgaaatttatatttctttacattttttatagttttcttacaactttataaaattttataattttttatatttctatatgttttataaattttataaattttatatatttttctaattttaatatttaattttttctaattttaataaaagcgGGGTTTAAttgcttctttgttttttttaagtttgagggtcttttttatgcattttgaaatttcaagtacccaattaagtgcaaaaaaaagtaggggcttaattgctttttttgaaaaggtttgagGGTATTTgctatgcattttgaaagttcaagtacccaaataagtgcaaaaaaaaaaaagtaaggcttaattgctttttttaagaagtttgagggttttttttgtaTCCTTAAGCCTATACTATTTAAGGGTCGAGTTAATATAGTCTGacattataaatttgatttcaaactagaatttttttttataattatcctTTTTAACAATATCTTAGATGTTTTACAACTACATCtacatcaatattttttttttcattttttcatacttcaaatacttttttttattgacaTGTAGTGTCACTTTCTAGAATAGTTATCAAgcttataataatttaaataattttgagctTCTAAATGTAGAAGTGATCATGGACCATGCTTGGTCGGGTCTCAATAGAATTTTAGGTTCGTTTTTTAGGCCTGAGTTCTGTTTGGCCTGGAAAATGGGTCTAATATTTTGTTCAAGCTCAGTctggataaaaatgttaaaacctgAGCCCAACTCGAccgtattatttttttatattattaattttatataaaaacaaatttaaaaaatataatatactaaaaatattaaaataaatatttcccaacaaattaaaaattttatttatactcAAAAAACACTAATATAGgtgcaacttagcaagcaaatacatctaaaatagtagcaaaattaacaataaaataagagttatacaatatctaaataataacaacaaaatagtaacaatacaATAGCGAGATAACACGAAAACAGTAACAAAATAGCAGCAAAAGCAGtgaaaacaataacaaaaagcagcaagtttttctttttacaaattcGAACTAAACTCGAGTTAAGAAAAACTGATTCAAGACTTGACCAGTTTAGAAAACAAAcatgatgtttttttttatctaaaccattttatgttttagacgGGTGTAATCAGATATTCCTAAATCCCTATAAAATAATGTTGTGGAATGGATGTATGTATATCCCACCAACATCAAGTCGGCTGGCACACAATACACGAAAAAATCATTGGCAAAATATCACaatatagtaatataatataattggTCCACtttaaaagtttccattgtCATACACAGTCCAAttcgaatgtatatatatattttgcttttaataaaacattaataaattatgtcaaaagtACTAatacaatattcaaaatataacatttacagaaaaaaaattatatgaaatagaGACGTCACATTGTCTTATaattattatcaattattaATGTCAttccaatatttttttatgttattggcatattattttaataatttttttaacataaatcatAGACCCTGAACCTGAACTTTGAATCTTCAACCTTGAAGATTGAGTCTAAAATTCAGAGTGCAAAGTCTAGGGTTAAAAGTTAGGATCTAAGATTCAAAACCCAACGtctaaaatttaagttaaaataatgtgtcaaaaaaatattaaaaaaatattaaataattaataagagATATGTTCTTATATTATACATTACAAATGgagaaaaattttctacaaaggcatttttgaaaaataaccgTCTTTATAACCaggaagaaattaaattaaaatcccTGTTAAGGAGCAGTGCATTCTTTAGGAAGTCCCTGAGGGAATCGCTTGGTGTCAGTGCAGTAATTGTAAATCATGTAATTTTTCTGAACCCATTTCAGCCTTTCTTGGCTCGTTATATCCAGTTCTTGCGATAGCCATGCATTTTGAGAGGGTGAGGTGGAGGAACATGATGATTTCCCGGAAGACCACACACATGCATCAGCCTTGTAATTCCTGTAAGCAGCAGTGAAAGGAGCTTGGCTCCAATCTGTCTTAACAAGACCACCTCGAGTGGCCCAATCATCGGCGTTCCAAAGACTCGAATACACTCTCATCGGCTGGCTCTTTGGGAACGCAACGCCCATCGATTCCAAGTCCTTGAACTCTCTGAGCGGAGTCCCATCAACAGAGAAGCTGTGAACATTCAAAAGAACCACAGTtaaacataatgaaaataatcGAAACTGTAAAATTGaatggggggggggggttgtAAAAGAAGACGTACATAATACGTTGAGGGTTCCAAAGAAGGGAGTAGGTGTGGAAGTCTTTGGTGGGATCGAACCAAAGGTAGAACTGTTGCTCTTTCTCACCTTTGCCTTGTGTATATACATTGGTGTGGACTGTGTATGGGTCTCCGCTTAGGTTCCCCAAGAACTCGAAGTCGATTTCATCCCATGTCGACCCTTCCGAACGAAGCTGCAATTGTCACCCCACATATCAGCACAgagttgtaaaataaataagagacAAGTATGATGATACAACGTACATAGTAAGTGGTAACAGTGCCAGCAGAGTTGCCTGGGACCAGCTTAATGTTCATATCAATCTTCCCAAACAGATATTGGTTCTTGGATTGAAAACCAGAGCCGGAGAATTTGTCGAGGGTGAGAGTGAGAAGGTTTCCGTTTTCGAGAATCTTGCCCCTGCCATCACCCCAAGTAACATCGATGTCTTGGTTAAAGTCGGCAGCTGAGGCAAGTATTACAAAGCtgaataaaagagaaagaagcaaCGAAGTGGTCATTATTTTGGTGGGTTTGTATTGTAATTTAGATTATGATGTTTGAAATGGGGAAGTGATAGAGGGTGGTTATATAGGGGGGAAGGATTTGGTGAAACAGAGTAGAGAGGGGTTGTTTGGAAGCTTCGTGCAATGTGTTTCCGTCGGGACATTGAGTGAATCGAAGTTGTAAACAGCTGGAAccataaaagagaaagaaagaactAATGGCTGTTCCTTGCTTCCaaaatgcatgtttaattaatgGGTTTGGTGCCTTCTTCCTATGTCTGGTTGGTGCAAGCAGATAGATATGAAAGTCAGGAATTTAAtccgattttaaaatttgagcttttaaataaaaaataaattatttaagataatataaatgaatgttaaaataaactttaaaaatataggtGTTTTTACATCCAATAGTAAgttacattatatttttaaaaaaaaatcgtgtatttgaattttgaaaatatcgaAATGAtcttaaaataaacatgatTGATTTGTTCTACAATTTGAGTGAACCAAAAGATTTCATTAGCTTAAAATCAGCTGTGTTAATTAATGTGAGTAATTGTCAATGGCAAAACTAGGGGAGGATAGCAGGGTCTTAGACcccctaaaataaataaaaatttcgtaTGGTCTTTtgagtaaaggtaaaattatattttggtcaaacttagaaatataaaaatttgatttattcctttaaaaattataaaatataacctattaaaatgatgaaattatattttttatcataaaaattacaatttaattttgactgttaaatatatatttttaatttcacccATTGTCATTGTCATATTGATTGACTAATTTTGGATCCAACAAAACTCATCCACTGGGCTCATCAtctcaaacaaaataataattaaattaattataaaatgtctaACCAAGTTCACATTTTAACATTCtttcaatgaaaattaaaatgatttttacgCTACgtgttattttgattatttatttatctcaaATTATGGagtataaatttaaatgttaaaatatactttaatcCTCCTATTATTTTCAGAAATTTAAACCCTCGGATAAATAGACATAGATGAATTATTTAACGATTAAGTAGAAATTaatcacaaataattaaaatagaaaaataaaatttaaaatttttaaaaatatatttgaacattaagtagcaaaaaaaaaacaagtaacttaaatgtgaaaataaaatttaaaaattataaaattaatccttttccaaaatactaattaaattgtctttattaagttttaatacctaaattacttctactaattttttatagtaCCTAAGCTACCTCTATTTACTCCTTATGGCTATCAAAGGAGatggttttattatttatagataactttaaataaaagaatgttCATCAATTAGCTTTTAAAGTATTGATAAGTgttaaaagtaatatattttaacctcattcttaatgtgtttttgggtgATAATTagatgttaattgtgaattttatactccaaatcctttaaattcatgttttgatgcctaatagagcatttgggagcaaaatgaGCAAAAAACGAGTAAAAACCGAAAAATCAAAGCAAGTTATAGGACCTATACGGGCTGACCCATtccacatgaccatgtgaccCACATGAGCTACCATACGAGCGTGTGGTAGGTCGTGTCGATTGCGCAGATTTGCATTCTGAATAGCAAAAAATCacgtttgattttttttacgcaataaataattattttttattcttaattatgtgtgcttaatttattggtttaatatttctaaactatTGATTCATATTTGATGTACTTAAATCAGAGGTTAAATAAACCATATGTAAGAGTAAATTTTGcttaattgagtggagttgcatgtaATCCCAAAAATATgatgacataaatctattggattagagtcaaatctaattgGGGAATCCATAGCCcgagttaatgtgataataagagttttaattaaaaagaaaattcaattaatcaacctagagtcagttgctcatattctcgaaagagatattagcataattagGGGTTTCCATGGATCATGTCACTAAAtaaagaaattgcgtaatttagattgatagtgacagatgaaatctaggtgaattatTTCATGAGTATTGTTTCGCTTATTAGTTATTAATCGTTTATTCGCTTCTTTTGTTCTTTGCTATGttcattagttaattaaatttagtttttagatcaatcactcgaattattctgttaaataataaaaataataataattattagtaCTTTTAATCTTCGTAGGAACGATATCTTTATTCATTATAGCTATATAATTAActgataaatatatttactttagcTAGTTCGGTGGACATAAAGTAATAGCAATAATTTggaatgatttttattaaaattttataaataaaaataatattgagaaATCCAACTTAAGAATTCAACACTAATATCACATAAGAGAAAAGACATATGATATGATAGGAAAGCAGGTTCATGAATGGCTTGTGGATAATTATGAAAAGGCaaacaaaagagagaaaatgattACAAATAAACAGCTGGCTGCCAGAATCATTTCATTgtgaaaaaaatatgttataacatgttaaaataatgttaatttatattataattataattctcAAATAATTTTGAGGTCCTAAATGCCTATAAAATAATGTTGTGGCATGGCCCCATGGAGGTCTTGTTTGGAATGGATGTATGTATCAGTATATCCCACCAACTTCAAGTCGGTTGGCACACAATACACGAACAAATCATTCacaatatagtaaaataatataattggtCCACCTTAAAAGTTTCCATTATCATACATACTcctatttgaatatatatatatatatattactcaCGTAAGTTTGTCTTTAAAACACAATTTCCttagtataaaataattaaattttgagtttttaattcattaaatacttCTTCTTCTAAATTAACtttcataaaaacataaatttgaacTTTCTTAATATAGAtccccactttttttttttacttgaaatCGGGAAATTTCTACCGAGATAAGTGCTATTCAAGAACAATTAATTGATTTAGATTTGTGAATTCTTAGAGATTATTTGGTGGTAGAATGGAAAAAGTTTGGAGAAAGAAGAAAGGATTTTTTGGTTTCGGTGCATGGAATTGGTTAAGCATTTTATTCGAACAGATATAGAATTGGAATGAATGGTTTTATGTCGTTTGGCTGTTCAGATCTTACCTGTTATAGAGAGGTGGTTGTTATACACCTATAACAACATGTTGTTATAGAGAGATAATAAGCTTACCATAAAATTTGTATtgtgaattttcattaaataaagaaaatgagaattatattcaaaaaagaaagaaaataggaatcaaataaataaaattaaaagacataTAATAagtttatgtattattatttttatgcatattttattttacattatttcacatgattaattataaagtcCATAAATCTAATAAGTTCAATTAATCAAtgagttatcaaattaaattaattaattaattaattaataatcatTGTTAACCAATGAGGTAaacaagaggaagaagaagatgattgAACGAGGAAGAATGACGTGAAGGTTGGGGAGTGATTTTAGTTTTGAAGATAGTTAGGGGATTGGGAAGGAGTGTGTACGTGAATCTGTATGACTTGTTTGCATGCCCCTTTTATAGTGGGGAATAAGCTTGGATACATGTCTTGAGGTTACTGACatggaaatttgatttgatacCCTTGGCAGTGATAATGATACTACGTCCTAGAATCACGTCCTAAGATGAGATGTTATAGGGCGACTAGCAATTAATTACTTTGGGCCTCCACGTGCCCCCACATAGTCTTAGCGGAGTTGTTCCTTTCTAAAGTTCATCGAGTTGATGTTCGTGAACCAACCCCAAGTTCGTAATGTAGTTGGTTCCATTGAGAGATACGCGTTCAGCTCTCTATGGATGCACTTTGAGGTTCGTAAAGTACATTGTAAGGTCTGGGAGGACCACTAGACAAGGTATAACAATCATGAATTACTAAAttcaagtaatcaatttataactttatgatattttaaattcatagcaaaatatttaattagggaGCTTAATAGTTCATggaattgatatatttaatttcactcagtgaagattattttcatttaataaaacatgattaataaatttcttcaagt
The Gossypium raimondii isolate GPD5lz chromosome 8, ASM2569854v1, whole genome shotgun sequence DNA segment above includes these coding regions:
- the LOC105790226 gene encoding xyloglucan endotransglucosylase/hydrolase protein 22 gives rise to the protein MTTSLLLSLLFSFVILASAADFNQDIDVTWGDGRGKILENGNLLTLTLDKFSGSGFQSKNQYLFGKIDMNIKLVPGNSAGTVTTYYLRSEGSTWDEIDFEFLGNLSGDPYTVHTNVYTQGKGEKEQQFYLWFDPTKDFHTYSLLWNPQRIIFSVDGTPLREFKDLESMGVAFPKSQPMRVYSSLWNADDWATRGGLVKTDWSQAPFTAAYRNYKADACVWSSGKSSCSSTSPSQNAWLSQELDITSQERLKWVQKNYMIYNYCTDTKRFPQGLPKECTAP
- the LOC105790221 gene encoding probable 1-deoxy-D-xylulose-5-phosphate synthase 2, chloroplastic, which encodes MASSIFRTNYLPLQQYQDGYNPIYRKFRSNGVAVAQLETGNANNERNTMAKRGQQATQIKRLLNFSGKEPSTPLLDTINHPIDTKNLSIQELGKLADELREEVVYTVSNTGGHLSASLGVAELTVALHHVFDTPKDKIIWDVGHQSYPHKILTGRRSRMHSIRQTCGLAGFPKREESIHDAFGTGHSSTSISAGLGMAVGRDLLGKNNHVIAVIGDGAMTAGMAYEALNNAGYLDTNLIIILNDNKQVSLPTATIDGPAPPVGALSKALKKLQSSREFRQLREAAKGITKQIGGQTHEIAAKFDSHMRGVVGGSGASLFEELGLYYIGPVDGHNVEDLVYVLNEVRSMPAPGPVLIHVITEKGKGYAPAEIAPDKMHGVVKFDPKSGKQMKNKSATRSYTQYFAESLIAEADEDDKIVGIHAAMSGGTGLNLFQKRFPDRCFDVGIAEQHAVTFAAGLASEGLKPFCAIYSSFLQRGFDQVAHDVDLQKLPVRFAIDRAGLVGADGPTHCGSFDTTFLACLPNMVVMAPSNETELMHMVATAAAIDDRPSCFRYPRGNGIGSILPPNNKGTPLQIGKGRVLREGSGRVAILGYGTIVQSCMKAAEQLQMLGISTTVADARFCKPIDGDLLRQLAREHEILITAEEGSIGGFSTHVSHFLCLNGLLDGKLKWRPMVLPDRYIDHGSQSDQIEEAGLSSKHIAATVLSLLGQTRGDM